In the Endozoicomonas sp. SCSIO W0465 genome, TTATTGATAGCAAATAGCGCCACGAATATTTTCGTGATCATCATGCAAGGGACCTGTCGTTTGTTTTAACTGTGGCTCCAATGGCATCAGGTCTTTGCCTGACTGGAGGATTGATCGGACATTTTTTAACCGATAACCCCCGATGTTCCTGGCATGGGCGCAGGCGTTGTTGAGTCGTTCAGTTCCATATTCCCGCTGCAGGTTTAGCAGCCCCAATGAAGCTCGATAGGCTTGTTCAGGATGCTCCTTGCTATCCAGCAGTGATTGAATAAAACAATAGACTTCCTGACCAATGTCGTTAGCCCAGTTAAGTAAACGCTCAGGCGTCCAATCCTGATGGTGACGATGTCGTTCCGGCATATGAACTGCTAACGTCGTAAATCCACGTGTGTGCTTGCGAGCGTGGCTGGCCACCACTTTACCGTTAGCGTAGATCGTGACGCAGTGCTCAGTCGCCTGTACTTCTACTTCCTGCCTGGCAAGCTGATGGGGAACCGAGTAGGCGTGCCCCTTGCAGATAATATGATAATCCACATTCACCCGGGCCTTGATAAACTCAGCGAACACAAAAGATTGCTTCGGCAGTGGCTTGAGGGCTGGTTCATCCAGTTGTTCAAACGCACTACGTCGCGTTCCTGGCAACTGCTTAAAGGGCTTCAGGTTCAGTTCGATTAACAGCTCACGTATCCGCAGGTTCAGCTCTGCCAGGGTAAAGAACATTTGTAACTGTTCAGCACCCCCACATAAATCTGGAATTTTCTGATTTTTATACCATCCTCTTAAGCACCATTTTTCCACAATATTCGCCAGCATGATTCCAGAACTACCCGCAACTATGTCGGCTGAGATTCTCTTGAAAGAGAATGCAGAGCTGCGGATGAGAGTTGCCTGTCTGGAAGAGCGATGTCGAGAATTGGAAGAAAAGGTTGGCAAGAACAGTCAAAACAGCAGCAAGCCGCCATCGTCTGATGGTTATCAAAAACCTTGTAAAAACAGTAATTCTCCAGATCATTCTGACGACCTTTCCGCAGATAAAGGTACCGATCCATCGGATGAAAAACCCAATCCTAAAAGTCTGAGACAGTCTTCTGGTAATAAAGCCGGTGGAAAAAAGGGCATCAGGGCACTTGTCTTAAACAGGTCGATATCCCTGACTATATTGAGTACCTTCCGGTTAAAGAATGCAATAAATGTCAGGCGTCTCTTCTTGATAGTGAGCCGGTCAAATATATTGAACGACAGGTGTTTGAACCAGGGAGACCGGGTGAATTTGAAGTAACGGCCCATAGAGCTGAAGTAAAAATCTGCACTTGTGGTTGTCGGAATCAGGCTGAATTCCCGGAAGGTGTTACCGCTGCCGCACAATATGGCTCAGCCACACAGGCTATGGCCGTCTATCTTAACCAATACCATTTCCTGCCTTTTAAGCGCGTGTCAGAGTATTTTAATACTCTCTATAAAATGAGTGTAAGTGCAGGCACTGTCGCCAATTTTGTGGCCAGAACCTATGAAAATCTGGCTTCTACTGAAGAGGTTATTCGTGACGCCTTGCGGGAATCGTCTGTTGCCGGAGCCGATGAAACGGGTATGCGGGCCGAGGGCTCTTTGCACTGGCTACACGTTATGCGGGATGAACAATGGACGCTCTACTACTTGTCTGAAAAGCGAGGTCGTGAGGCCATGGACACGATGGGCATACTGCTAACATTTGCAGGCGTTCTGGTTCATGATCATTGGAAATCCTATTTTGCATATGCGGCAACTCACGTACTTTGCAATGCCCATCACCTGAGGGAGCTTTTGGGTGTTGTTGATAGGGACAGCAATCAACTGGCGTTGCGATTGATGAAGCTACTGAGGCTTTCCTGGCATTACTGCAAGGGCTTTAAGACCATAGGTATGCTACAGATGCCAAGTGTTGTCTGTGAACGAATCGAGAAGATTTATGACCGGTTGCTTCAGCGGGCTCTAATGAAAGAAGTCGTCTATATGGAGAAGCAACGAGAGGAGCTTAAGCGCAAGAAAGTCAAGAATACTAAAGCTTACAATCTCTTCAAACGACTCACTGAGTTCAAGGCTGAGACACTGCGCTTCATGTCAGATTTTACCATTCCCTTCGATAACAATGGCAGTGAGCGGGATGTTCGAATGGTCAAGTTAAAGCAGAAAATCTCAGGCTGCTTCAGGAGTGCAGACGGTGGTTCTATGTTTGCACGGATTCGCAGCTATTTGTCGTCTGCCAGAAAACAGGGAATGGACATATATCAATCACTTCATAGAGCTGTTCGGGAATTACTGTAATATGCCTTTGCTCAGTGCTGAATAGTTACGAACATTTCATGACGAAGCCTGGCCAGTATCCACCGCTCCACTACCTGTACACCGACTTCTGCTTTGGCCTTGTCTTTGGGTTTGTAGGGGCGTGCCGGAATGACTGCCACCTGGTAGTGACAAGCCAGGTGCTGGTATGATGGGTTGAGATCCGGCTCGTACCGACAGGCTTTGATAACTGCGCACTTTGGGTTGTCTGGCACAACAATTTCTGGCACCCCACCAAAGAACTCAAAGGCCCGTTCATGAGACCCCAGCCAGTCCTCTGTTTTTTGTGACAGAGTCGCTTCAGCGTAGGTATAGTTGGACGCTCCCAGCACTGCCACAAATATCTGGGCATTGTGGGCAATTTCGCCGGTGTCCGGGTTGATGATTGGCATGGTTGGCCCGGCATAATCAACAAATAACTTTTCACCTGCATTGTGCAGCTGTCGCATAGATCGCTTTTGACAACCACGCCACTGATTGTAACGGTGACAGTACTGGGCATAGCTGTAGGCATTGAGGGGGTGGGCCTGACAGTATTCTTCCCAGAGTCGTTGTTTGGTCACTTCCTTGCGCTTCAGTTCCTGATGCACCTCAGCCCAGTCAGGATCAATCAACCCTTTTCGATTGGCTATCGAGGCATCGGGAAACAGCGCCTGAATAAGCTCAGGCTCAGATATATCCTCTGCCAGGGGCCAGCTTAATTCCGATTCCTGAAAGGCCTTAACGTAGTTGGATACCGTCCCCACACTGACCCGTACACTGCGGGAAATTTGTCGGAAGCTGAGTTGGCTGCCAAACCGCATCCGGAGTATTTCTAGTAGCTTACGCATGGTAATCCTGTTTTCTGTCATGGCCGGTTCCCTCTCTTGGTACAGATAAGAACGGCCAAAGTTATGGAAAATCAATGCATAAGAAGATATTTGTTAGCTGTATTAGACCGGTTTATGGTCTGTTGAACAGCGTTTCTGGAAGCTTGAACGGTGATTCTGGAAATCATCAAAAAGTGTTCAAAAGAAACCAGAATAGGTGTTCAAGTGTTACCAGAATGGGTGTTCAAGTGTTACCAGAATGAGTGTTCAAGAGTTACCAGAATATGCAACGTTGCTGTTCCCGGGCGAATGACCGTTGCCAATGATGTGTTGCAATTTGCCAAGGAACTCTTTGATTACGGTATTCGCCTAAATCTTTTGCAGTTTAATCCGGCACGGGTATTTACCTGTAAGGATGCCGGGGGAATTGAAGAAGCAAGAGAGCGGGCCATCGGACTGGATGAGTTGCGGGATATATTCGCTACGTTCAGAAAGCATCATTTGCAGTTTACCAGAGACAATTATTTAAACTGTGCTTTACTGCTGACCCTGATGTGTCGAAAGACAGAGCTTTCAGTCACAAAGATTGAAGAGTTTGATCTGCATAAAAAGAAGTGGACACTTCCGAAGGATCGCATTGAGTCGATGAAGCGTTCCAGTAAGAAAAAACCGGTTCATGTACCCTTGGAGCCGGAAGCTATTGAGTGGATCACAGAGCTGAAATACCGTGCTGGTTACAGTCCTTATCTTTTTCCATCAAGGAGAACCAGTAAACGGTTTGACCATGTTGGGCCGGATACATTGAATACGGCGATAGACAAAATGTTTCAGCAGCAACTTTTTCCCGAAACGGTTAAGCATTTCACGGTGCATGATTTAAGGCGCACATCCCGGACATTGCTATCGAAGCTGGACTTTGATTATCGGGTTGCTGAGATCTGTTTAGGGCATAAGGTAATGAAGACTTCAGAAGAGGTGTATAACGTGGATGATTTTTACGATAAGCGTCGTGAAGCCCAGCGTCTGCTGCTGGATTATTACGCACCGATTATTAATCAAGGCGGTTAATACCGCCTTATGTGTATGATCAGCCCTGCTGGGTACGGAAGTAATTTTCTATATCTTCCTGAAAGAAAATCTTACCGCCGTAAGGCAGGTTGACTGGCTTTGGAAAGCCCGGTGACTGACGCAAATGCCAGAGTGTTGTGCGGGATATGCCGTAGCGGAGGCATATGTCGTTCAGTTTGAGAGTTTGCTTGCTTTCCATGCTGTTATCTTCCCTTAAAACAAATCAAACACTTTTTCGTTGAACACTGGTCTGGCGTTGGATACCACTGCGCCGGGTGAATGACTGGTGTAAAGCTGCTTTCTGTTGGGGTCGTACATGGCTCCGTAATGCCAGCCTTTTTCGGTGAGCATGTATTTACCACGACTCTCCAGGTATTTAACGATGCGGTGCTTTTCCATCAGTTCAACCACATAGCCGCGTTGGCGTCCCGTGTAATCAGCCAGTTCACGGAATGATAGATGACTGCCGAGGTTATAGAGTTCCCGGCCTTCACCGTAATTGCGCTTCAGGTTTTTCCGCTTTTTGAGGCCTTTCTTGCGCAGCCGGATTTTGCGATTCGGATCGGCAATGGTCACTTCCGTAGAGATGTCTGGTGGAACTGTTTCAGTCTGGGGCTCAGGCTCTGGCATTGCAGGTGGTTCAGGCTGCGCATCGGTCAGTTGACCCAGCACGGACTTGTACCACTTCAGTTGCTTGATGGGCGTGCCGTCGCCATGGTGCTTGCCCACATCCAGCATTTCGCAGAAGGGGCTGCCCTTTTCGGTGGGTGTCCAGTACTGGCCGGTGCGTAGCTGCATCCCGGCATCCTGCAGTTTGAGATTCATATTGACGGCGGTGTAGACGGGGTTGGACAGTTTGCCCAGCTCGGTGACGCTGAATAGCGGAGCCTTGACCGGGGCGATCAGGGTGGGCTGTCCCATGGCTTCCAGCGGGGAGAAGTCGATCTGGGTTTTGACTAACCGGTCGGCTGCCAGCATGGCCTGGTTGCCTTCAATGCCGTAGGCCTTCACAAAGGTTATGGCTTTCAGGCTGGCGTCCATGTTCATTTCCAGCAGTTGGTGGGGAGTAATAGCTGGTGCTGGTAAAGCTGAGCCAAATTGTTCGTCCATCGCTGCAATCAATCCAGGATATTCGCTCTGACTGACCATTTCACGATCAATGGCTTTCTGGCGAGCTTTCTTGCCTTCCGGTGTCATGGCACCAAGCAGGACATGGTTGGCAGCATTGACGGTGAACTGAAAAACCGTTTTAGGGCGGCCTCCGGTACTTTTCTCGGATGTGCGAGAAAAGTCTCTACCTTCTACAAATTGATGCCGTTCAATCTGTTCTCGAATACGAACCGCAGTATTGTTGAGACTAAACCCGCAGATTTCCAGCAACTGTACTCCTTCAACCAATTCATTTTTAACGATACCTTCTCGCCTCAGAATTAATTCAGCCTGCTCAAGGGTGGTAATGTCGGTATTTGCGCAAGTTTGTTGTTCCATAACATTGACCTTTCTTTTTGTTGGAGTTTTTATGGCTTGCTTTAATTTATTGGGTGAAAGTCTCATATTGATGAGTACTAACGTTCAAGATCACCCTTCCCTGATGAAAATGGAATCACATTATCACTGACCATATTTACCTTAGCCCGGTACGTTACCGACAGCAGCATCCAGCCACAGTCGAACCAACCACTTTGAATTAGTGACCTGAGTGTCAGAATGCCTTGCCCCCCGGGACACCGCCAACGCATTCCCGAACACTTCATTCGCTGTGTAACCAGCGTTTTACAGGACGCCTCAATGACCCCTGAGCCTATGGGCAGGTTGCGCGACAGGTGTTCTGCATAATTCATCCGTAACCGGTTTTTTCTGAAGTACTTTAACTCTGTCTTTAATTTCGATCGGCGGGGATGCTTGCTATGCTGGTAAGCCAGTGCCTTGATTATTTTTTCAACCCCACCCGGCTCCTCCTTCAGGATATGTCGGTAGGTGCTGAATTTCTCTTTGGACTTCGCGCTATTTTCACCGTAAGCCAGGTCAAATGCCTTCTTCAGGTGTTCTGCCGCATGGTAATAATCAACAATTTCTTCTCCCTCCGGTAGCTCTTTGGTGAAGTATGTCCAATTGTCCCGGGCTCCATCTGCCACTTTGACCAGAGTCAGATTTGGCTTTTGCTGAAGCACCTTATCCAGAAGGTTTGAAAGGGATTTTTTCAATGTCGCTTTCTTGCTTTCAGGCATTCGTCCCATCCTGATCGTAGAGAGGCGATCTCCCTGGTCATCGTAAAACGACAGTGTTCCACAACTGGCCTCCTGACAACCTGCTGGCCCTCGGGTACGTTTGCCTTCAGCAACACTCTTTTCACGTTTCTCCTGACGCTTGCCGTCTTTCATTGGTAGCATCACACCGTCAAGGGAAGCAGCTACCGTCACCGCGTCAGGCGGTACTGTGAGATTCTCCGCGAGAAGGGTCTCGAAAGGGTCAAGGTGCTGCTCCCATTGTTCGTTGAGTTTTTTGGGAAGACGTGCCAGAGAGCTGGTTGAGGGTGACATATTCCCCATTAGATCGAGTAAGCTTTTTACGTCCGCGGGCGGCAACTGGGCAACCATCCATGCTGCTTGCTTCGCAGCCTTTGGTAACCAGTAGCCTTCTACAACGCCAGCCTTGAGCTCTAAAGGGACAATGCACTTATCCCCTGCATTGCGGTAGAGGCTGCGCAATACCCGGACAGGTCCTGCTGCTGACTGGTAGGTTTGATAGCTGCGTAATGCCTGGTGATACACGACCCCATTCACTTCGATAGAAGCTTTATTGATGTCTAATTTTTGCAGTTCTTCTGCCAGTATTTCTCGCTCCGCCTGAATAAAGAGGGAGTGAATCTCGTTTTCATGATCCTCAAAATGCTGGATTGGATTATTGGACTGACGAAGTAGGGTCAGTTTTTGCTGCAGTTGGTCAATAGCAGGACAGGAATCATTGGCGACTTTGGTTAGTGGCTGACATACTTCCATCGGAGCGGCCTCTCACCGTTGACTCTTTGTTTGCTGTTAGAATCATAGCTGTGTTTGGCTGCTCTCCATTCAGTTTGAAAAATTTGGTGTTATGTCTGTTTGCTGTAGCTCAAGGCCTGTGGGTGTGATCAATATGAGACTTTCACCCAATTTATTTTGCGAGCGATCAGTGGCTGACGGTATCCGGGAGTGGCGGCGTTACATCGGGCCGCTTCGTTCGCAGTCGCTGCAGTAAGAGTCCGTTTACCAGTATTGATTGGTCATGGGAAAAGTCGTTATGACAGCCAACGGTCATGGCGACGATGATGAGCGTCATTTCGACTAAAACATCCATCGGGTTGATGGGCTTGCCATCCATTTCGTGAACAATCTTCTCAGCCTGCTTCACTTTATGGTTAAACAGGTTGAGTTCATCATGGATGCTTTCGCCCCTGGCCTTCCTGACTTTTATATTCTTCACTAACGACAGGTCAGCCAGTGAGAGGTAGTCGGGCTGGGATGCAGATCTTGCTCCATGATCTGAAAACACTTCAGGCGTTTCCATAAACAGACGTTCCGACTCCTGGATAAGAAAGGCGGCAACCATTTCACCCTGTCCGGCAAGAGTTTCATCGTCTGTATTGTCTGGCAGGGTGAGCGCCATAATGGCGCTAATAGCCGCTTTGACCAGCTGGTCATCGGGTACCAGTCCATGGCCTCGCTGCTGATGAAAATCCATCGCCGTTTTTACCCGGGCCTGGAATTGATGAAGATGCTTTTCGGCCTGTTCCAGGTTGCCGTTGTTAAATTCGGCTTCGGTTTCACGGGCCAGCATCAGATGATCAATGGTGAGCATGGCTGTCTCCTTTAAAATGGGATGTTCTGGTCGTATTGGTCGTACTGTGCCTGCGGTTGGGGGGCAGGTTGCTGTCCGTTACGAGCCTGCTGGTACTGGTTTGGTTGCTGCTGATGTTGGGCGGGCTGTTGTTGTGGAGTGTGATAGCCGTTCTGGGCTCCACTGTTGTTTGATCGATCATCTGGTCGGTCCAGCATCTGCATCTGGCCGTTGAAGCCGTCAACAATGACTTCCGTGGTGTAACGGTCCGTTCCGTCATTGGCCTGCCACTTCCGAGTCTGGAGCTTGCCTTCGATGTAGACCTTGCTGCCTTTCTTCAGGTACTGCTGGGCAATTTCGGCGGTCTTGCCGAAGATCACAACGCGGTGCCACTCGGTTTTTTCCCGTTGCTGGCCGGACTGTTTATCCAGCCATTTTTCACTGGTGGCGATGGACAGGTTGGCAATGGGAGCGCCGTCCGGTTTAAAACGGACGTCGGGGTCATTGCCCACGTTGCCAATCAGGATGACTTTATTAATGCCTCTGCTCATTAGGATTCTCCTTCAGTTCAGGTAGCTGATGAGTTGGGGTAAGAATTTGCGGAAGGTGAGGGACATCAGCGCAAAGTCGGCGTCCAGTGCTTCTACTTTGCTGTTGGTCTCTACAGTGTCCCGTTCGGCCTGCAAAATATCGGTCATGGTTACGCCAGTGAGGCGCAGGTCTTCTTTCAGGGTGAAGGTGATGGCGTCTTGCCAGGTGAGCATCAGGGCAGATACCAGCATATCGTCCAGATGGTTGTGGATGGGCTGGCTGGTCAGGTCCATCTGTTTCGCTTTGAGCTGGCCGCCTTCGTCACCGGGTTCCCGCAGTTCGCAGACATCGCCGAAGACTAGGAGGCTGTCCGAGAACTAGCTATTGAAAAAACGAAAGCTTCAGCATTTTCTTGGCTGATCAAATATTGACCTAAATTTAGCCTGTTTTGGGGTAAAAATTGCGTTTTTTACCCTTTTGCTTGCCTTTATGCTGCCATTTTAAGCCTTTTTGCTTCTTCAAGACGGATTGATCCCGTTGAAACCGATTTGACAATTTTTTTGAAATTATAAGCACTGCAGACCAGTGAAAATTCTCCAGCCACTTTTTCCTTACCCCGGACACTGAACCCTCTGAATCCTGAGTTCTTGATTTGGCCAAAAGGCGGTTCCGCAATCACCTTGCGACGCTCATAAACCGCTTTGGCCTCTTTGGTTTCCATTTTGCGGTTCATCGCCTGGCGTATGGCTTCGTGGCGGTCTGTGCGAATCACTTTCCCCGGGTCTTTGTTGTCACCACTGCACCTTTTACGTAACGGGCAATCCCGGCAGATATCTTTACTGACGCGGTAGCTTTTGTGTTTTGCTTTGCTAGCCGTGTTATAAATCAGCTTCTCACCGGCAGGGCAGGTAAAGCTGTCGTCTGCTTCATGGTAAATAAAATCCGCTTTGACAAACTTTCTGTCAGAGTCTTCCAGTCCCTCTGTTGCAGGCTTCTCCTGTCGATCCGTAGCCATGTAAGCGTCAATGTTCGCATCATCAAACGCTTGCAGGTTGGGCCCTGAGTAATAGCCATTATCCTCACTCATTTTGCCAATGGACGCGTTATCTGTTGCTTCTGCAATGGCTTCAAGTGCAGGCTTTACTTCCTGCTTGTCATTGGCATGCTGGCTGATGTGCTGGCCAACAATGATACCATTATCGCTGTCGACGCTGATCTGGGCGTTATAACTGTACTGATAGCCACTGCCTTTTTTACCCATGATCCTGGCATCATGATCAGCAAAGCTGATTTGCTTTTTGTCGTCTATCGGCTTATCGGGATTCAGGGCCTGTTCCCGTTCTTCAAGCGCTTTTTTGGCCTCCTGGATTTTCTCTAACCGTTCCTGCTTGAATTGCAAGTCTTCAGGAATGCTGTAGCCAGTCTCCTGCTGATAAGCATCGTCCTCTTCACTGTCACTGGTTTCGGCTTTTTTAATCAGGGCCTCAACTTCAGCCATTAATTCAGCTTCTTTGGCCTTAAGTCGTGCGTAGCTCATGGCCTTATGCTTTGATGAGTCGGCTTTGAATTTGGAACCATCAAGAGCGATGTGGCCCAGCGAGGCCATCTGTAGTTCCCGGGCGAGCAGCACGCTCTGTTTGAAACTGCTTTTAAAAAAGGTGGCCTGGTTTTTACGAAAGTCACTGAGCACCCGGAAATTTGGGCA is a window encoding:
- a CDS encoding site-specific integrase, with translation MFKCYQNECSRVTRICNVAVPGRMTVANDVLQFAKELFDYGIRLNLLQFNPARVFTCKDAGGIEEARERAIGLDELRDIFATFRKHHLQFTRDNYLNCALLLTLMCRKTELSVTKIEEFDLHKKKWTLPKDRIESMKRSSKKKPVHVPLEPEAIEWITELKYRAGYSPYLFPSRRTSKRFDHVGPDTLNTAIDKMFQQQLFPETVKHFTVHDLRRTSRTLLSKLDFDYRVAEICLGHKVMKTSEEVYNVDDFYDKRREAQRLLLDYYAPIINQGG
- a CDS encoding antA/AntB antirepressor family protein; amino-acid sequence: MLEICGFSLNNTAVRIREQIERHQFVEGRDFSRTSEKSTGGRPKTVFQFTVNAANHVLLGAMTPEGKKARQKAIDREMVSQSEYPGLIAAMDEQFGSALPAPAITPHQLLEMNMDASLKAITFVKAYGIEGNQAMLAADRLVKTQIDFSPLEAMGQPTLIAPVKAPLFSVTELGKLSNPVYTAVNMNLKLQDAGMQLRTGQYWTPTEKGSPFCEMLDVGKHHGDGTPIKQLKWYKSVLGQLTDAQPEPPAMPEPEPQTETVPPDISTEVTIADPNRKIRLRKKGLKKRKNLKRNYGEGRELYNLGSHLSFRELADYTGRQRGYVVELMEKHRIVKYLESRGKYMLTEKGWHYGAMYDPNRKQLYTSHSPGAVVSNARPVFNEKVFDLF
- the ssb gene encoding single-stranded DNA-binding protein, which encodes MSRGINKVILIGNVGNDPDVRFKPDGAPIANLSIATSEKWLDKQSGQQREKTEWHRVVIFGKTAEIAQQYLKKGSKVYIEGKLQTRKWQANDGTDRYTTEVIVDGFNGQMQMLDRPDDRSNNSGAQNGYHTPQQQPAQHQQQPNQYQQARNGQQPAPQPQAQYDQYDQNIPF
- a CDS encoding IS66 family transposase, translating into MEYLPVKECNKCQASLLDSEPVKYIERQVFEPGRPGEFEVTAHRAEVKICTCGCRNQAEFPEGVTAAAQYGSATQAMAVYLNQYHFLPFKRVSEYFNTLYKMSVSAGTVANFVARTYENLASTEEVIRDALRESSVAGADETGMRAEGSLHWLHVMRDEQWTLYYLSEKRGREAMDTMGILLTFAGVLVHDHWKSYFAYAATHVLCNAHHLRELLGVVDRDSNQLALRLMKLLRLSWHYCKGFKTIGMLQMPSVVCERIEKIYDRLLQRALMKEVVYMEKQREELKRKKVKNTKAYNLFKRLTEFKAETLRFMSDFTIPFDNNGSERDVRMVKLKQKISGCFRSADGGSMFARIRSYLSSARKQGMDIYQSLHRAVRELL
- a CDS encoding IS1182 family transposase; protein product: MSSIKFKDNPADFDQHLMFPSNIFDLLPPDHDCFVFEDIFKHIDTSEVEKQYHHLGQNAYHPRLIISILIYAYSHGVFSSREIERRCNQDLAFMYIAKQHCPNFRVLSDFRKNQATFFKSSFKQSVLLARELQMASLGHIALDGSKFKADSSKHKAMSYARLKAKEAELMAEVEALIKKAETSDSEEDDAYQQETGYSIPEDLQFKQERLEKIQEAKKALEEREQALNPDKPIDDKKQISFADHDARIMGKKGSGYQYSYNAQISVDSDNGIIVGQHISQHANDKQEVKPALEAIAEATDNASIGKMSEDNGYYSGPNLQAFDDANIDAYMATDRQEKPATEGLEDSDRKFVKADFIYHEADDSFTCPAGEKLIYNTASKAKHKSYRVSKDICRDCPLRKRCSGDNKDPGKVIRTDRHEAIRQAMNRKMETKEAKAVYERRKVIAEPPFGQIKNSGFRGFSVRGKEKVAGEFSLVCSAYNFKKIVKSVSTGSIRLEEAKRLKMAA
- a CDS encoding AlpA family transcriptional regulator, which encodes MESKQTLKLNDICLRYGISRTTLWHLRQSPGFPKPVNLPYGGKIFFQEDIENYFRTQQG